Proteins co-encoded in one Ziziphus jujuba cultivar Dongzao chromosome 9, ASM3175591v1 genomic window:
- the LOC125424321 gene encoding uncharacterized protein LOC125424321 translates to MRITKTIMQRKFIRSILIPIRVLNKAKNFYMKNIESCAGRLGDGSGFVGGPSAPVCLSKSFSTANSSMASDDEELRRLLRTVTSNNGCSDQIQRKPVARQYSSMGYGGGMGMRSYSVGLGKIGRIDEDKPCDFEEDEVSLPLYSRSRTYAVNRTSLHR, encoded by the coding sequence ATGAGGATCACCAAAACCATCATGCAGAGGAAGTTTATCCGCTCTATTCTTATACCCATTAGGGTTCTAAACAAGGCCAAGAACTTCTACATGAAGAACATTGAGAGTTGTGCGGGTAGGCTTGGTGATGGTAGCGGGTTTGTGGGTGGCCCTTCTGCTCCAGTTTGCTTGTCTAAGAGCTTCAGTACTGCAAATTCATCGATGGCTTCCGACGATGAGGAACTGAGGCGGCTTCTGAGAACAGTGACATCGAACAATGGATGTTCGGATCAAATACAAAGGAAACCGGTAGCAAGGCAATATTCTAGCATGGGTTATGGTGGTGGAATGGGGATGAGAAGTTACAGTGTTGGGTTGGGAAAGATTGGAAGGATTGATGAAGACAAGCCTTGTGATTTTGAGGAGGATGAGGTTAGTTTGCCTCTTTATTCTAGAAGCAGAACTTATGCTGTTAACAGGACTAGTTTGCATAGATAG